The Microlunatus soli genome contains the following window.
GCTGTACGTCGCCGTCGACGGCGATCGCCCGGGTCAGGATCGGTGCCCGGAAACGGTCGGCCCGGTTCGTCGGGGTGGGGGCTGCGATCCATTCGGCCTGCTGCGGGAAGGCGGCTGCGGCGTCATCGCCGTACGGTGAAGTCACCGAGGCGACGCTACCGGTCTCACAGTGCGAGCGGCGGGCGGGCCGTGATCCGGGGCTGCCTAGGCTCGCGGGTGTGTTGAGGATCCCGCGTGCCCAGGTGGACGAGATGATCGCCCATGCCCGCGCCGATCATCCCGACGAGGCCTGTGGCGTCGCGGTCGGTCCGGAAGGTTCGGACCGGCCGACCCGGCTGATCCCGATGATCAACGCGGACCGTTCACCGACCTTCTTCCGGTTCGACCCGTTGGAGCAGCTGAAGCTGGCCAAGGAACTCGACGCCGCCGACGAGGAGATCGTCGTGGTCTACCACAGCCACACCGCGACCGAGGCCTACCCGTCCCGGACCGACATCTCCTACGCCGCCGAGCCCCAGGCCCACTACGTGCTGGTGTCCACCGCCGAGAGCGGCAGCGGCGACGGCCCGGTGTCGGTGCGGTCCTACCGGATCCTGGACGGCGACGTGACCGAGGAGGACATCGAGTATCTCGAGTCCTGAGCCGGGTCGGAATAGTCCGCCGACGGTTGTCGTTGGCTGACTGAGAACTGTTTCGTAGCAGAAGTACCGTGTAAACCAACCAGGAGTGAGCAGATGGCGGTCGAAGTCAAGGTCCCGACGATCCTGCGGACCTACACCGATGGCGAGAAGACGGTGTCCGGCTCCGGAAGCACGCTGGCCGAGGTGATCGACGACGTCGAGACCCGCCATCCGGGTTTGAAGGACCGTCTGGTCGAGGCCGACGCGCTGCGGCGCTTCGTCAACGTCTACGTCAACGACGAGGACGTCCGTTTCAGTGGCGGGCTGGCCGCACCGGTGACCGAGAACGACGTGGTCGTGGTGCTGCCGGCAGTTGCCGGTGGCGCTCGCTGACCCGGTGAGCCGCTGACCCGATGACCCGATACGACTCGCTCGCCGACTCGGTCGGAAACACGCCGCTGGTCGGGCTGCCGAGGCTGTCGCCGAGCAAAACCGTCCGGCTCTGGGCCAAGCTCGAGGACCGCAATCCCACCGGGTCGATCAAGGATCGGGCGGCGCTGCGGATGATCGCCGCTGCCGAGGCCGAGGGACGACTCAAGCCGGGCTCGACGATCCTGGAACCGACCAGCGGCAACACCGGCATCTCGTTGGCGATGGCGGCGAAGCTGTCCGGCTATCGGCTGATCTGTGTGATGCCGGAGAACACCAGCTCCGAGCGCCGTGAGCTGCTGGCGATGTGGGGCGCCGAGGTCGTCTCGTCGCCCGCCGCCGGCGGATCGAACGAGGCCGTCCGGGTCGCCAAACAACTCAGCGAGGAACACCCGGACTGGGTGATGCTCTATCAGTACGGCAATCCGGCCAACGCCGAGGCGCACTACGCCGGCACCGGACCGGAGATCCTGGCCGACCTGCCCGAGGTCACCCACGTGGTCGCGGGCCTCGGCACCACCGGCACCCTGATGGGGATCGGCCGCTTCCTGTCCGAGCAGAAGCCCGACGTCAAGATCATCGCCGCCGAACCGCGGTACGGAGAACTGGTCTACGGGTTGCGCAACCTCGATGAGGGCTTCGTCCCCGAGCTGTACGACGCTTCGTTGATCAGCTCCCGCTTCTCGGTCGGTTCCCGTGACGCGGTCCGCCGGGTGCGGGAGCTCCTCGAACGCGAAGGGATCTTCGCCGGACTGTCCACCGGTGCGATCGTGCACGCCGCGTTGGCGCAGGCGGCCAAGGCCCAGCGCGCCGGTGAATCCGCCGACATCGTGTTGGTGATCGCCGACGGCGGCTGGAAATACCTGTCCACCGGGGCCTACGCGGCAAGCCTGGACGAGGTCGAGGAGCATCTGGACACCCAGGTCTGGGCCTGAGCCCGGCGGCGCCCGTAGTCCGTCCGACCCTTGCGCGGACAACCGCTACGGGTGATGATCTTGGAATGGATGCCAACACAGAGACCGGGATCGTCGTCGTCGGTGGCGGACTCGCCGCCGTCCGGGCGATCGAGGAAT
Protein-coding sequences here:
- a CDS encoding MoaD/ThiS family protein, which gives rise to MAVEVKVPTILRTYTDGEKTVSGSGSTLAEVIDDVETRHPGLKDRLVEADALRRFVNVYVNDEDVRFSGGLAAPVTENDVVVVLPAVAGGAR
- a CDS encoding PLP-dependent cysteine synthase family protein: MTRYDSLADSVGNTPLVGLPRLSPSKTVRLWAKLEDRNPTGSIKDRAALRMIAAAEAEGRLKPGSTILEPTSGNTGISLAMAAKLSGYRLICVMPENTSSERRELLAMWGAEVVSSPAAGGSNEAVRVAKQLSEEHPDWVMLYQYGNPANAEAHYAGTGPEILADLPEVTHVVAGLGTTGTLMGIGRFLSEQKPDVKIIAAEPRYGELVYGLRNLDEGFVPELYDASLISSRFSVGSRDAVRRVRELLEREGIFAGLSTGAIVHAALAQAAKAQRAGESADIVLVIADGGWKYLSTGAYAASLDEVEEHLDTQVWA
- a CDS encoding Mov34/MPN/PAD-1 family protein; this translates as MLRIPRAQVDEMIAHARADHPDEACGVAVGPEGSDRPTRLIPMINADRSPTFFRFDPLEQLKLAKELDAADEEIVVVYHSHTATEAYPSRTDISYAAEPQAHYVLVSTAESGSGDGPVSVRSYRILDGDVTEEDIEYLES